One genomic region from Pseudanabaena sp. FACHB-2040 encodes:
- the rpmF gene encoding 50S ribosomal protein L32, with protein sequence MAVPKKKTSKSKRDKRRATWKRTAALQAQKALSLGKSVLTGRSGSFVYPTDEDEETEE encoded by the coding sequence ATGGCGGTTCCTAAGAAGAAAACCTCCAAGTCCAAGCGCGATAAGCGCCGGGCCACCTGGAAGCGCACAGCAGCTCTGCAAGCTCAAAAAGCCTTGTCTTTAGGCAAATCAGTTTTGACAGGCCGCTCTGGCAGCTTCGTTTACCCCACTGATGAAGACGAAGAAACAGAAGAGTAA
- a CDS encoding CPBP family glutamic-type intramembrane protease: MNTETDTAKPFSLKRLVLVMLTILVSVVMGQSLISSWNQPQVASRLQLYQTDLLLQGSAWQAEFLSEEQRAAVRSGLIGNDPVQSALEQYQEVRQTAASAIARSQAQIQELDLPSATEEGKPLSRRLQASVSQQQALLSELDLRIGLLKANQGETATAVSQWQQVQAQSLPASDKGQTAAALIQLWQDQAPATTAEQQLTQNLEGWFRYRALEKLYQTEGELEQEATLLTQEQSEAERQLVKLALVGTVPALGAVLGTGLLIGLLVQRLTRGNESLLLQNAGRGWDITWNGEIIWQVLIVGFFFVGQIALPLLLGSLGLGFATFSSRARAFYSMAYYLLMAASGIGVLIWSLRPYRPLPADLFRFELKGRWWLWGLGGYLVALPLMLGVSLLNQQIWQGQGGSNPLLQTVLEEQDPVALLVFLLTAAIAAPLFEEVLFRGFLLPSLTRYLPVWGAIGLSALIFAAAHLSLSEVLPLTLLGVILGFVYTRSRNLLAPILLHSAWNSVTMLGLFILGSR; encoded by the coding sequence ATGAATACTGAGACAGACACCGCCAAGCCTTTTTCCCTCAAACGGCTGGTGCTGGTGATGCTGACCATCCTGGTCAGTGTTGTTATGGGCCAATCTTTGATCAGCAGCTGGAACCAGCCCCAGGTCGCCAGCCGCCTGCAGCTATATCAAACGGATCTGCTGCTGCAGGGCAGCGCCTGGCAGGCCGAATTTTTGTCAGAGGAGCAGCGCGCTGCTGTGCGATCGGGGTTGATAGGCAACGACCCGGTGCAGTCAGCTCTGGAGCAATATCAGGAGGTGCGGCAGACGGCAGCAAGTGCGATCGCACGTTCCCAAGCCCAGATTCAGGAACTTGATTTGCCCTCTGCCACCGAAGAAGGCAAACCCCTATCCCGGCGACTACAGGCTTCTGTGTCGCAGCAGCAGGCTTTGCTGAGCGAACTGGATCTGCGCATTGGCCTGCTGAAGGCAAATCAGGGCGAGACTGCTACCGCCGTGAGTCAGTGGCAGCAGGTTCAGGCTCAGTCCCTACCCGCTTCGGACAAGGGGCAAACCGCTGCTGCGCTGATTCAGCTTTGGCAGGATCAGGCTCCAGCTACTACCGCTGAGCAGCAGCTGACCCAAAACTTAGAGGGCTGGTTTCGCTACCGGGCCTTGGAAAAGCTCTATCAGACGGAGGGTGAGCTGGAGCAAGAAGCGACCCTGCTGACCCAGGAGCAGAGTGAAGCTGAGCGTCAGCTCGTGAAACTGGCGCTGGTCGGTACCGTTCCGGCGCTGGGGGCAGTGTTGGGGACAGGGTTACTGATCGGCCTGCTGGTGCAGCGGCTGACCCGAGGCAACGAGTCGTTGCTGCTGCAAAATGCCGGTCGGGGCTGGGATATTACGTGGAATGGGGAGATTATCTGGCAGGTTCTGATAGTAGGCTTCTTCTTTGTCGGGCAGATTGCGTTGCCGCTGCTGCTGGGCAGCTTAGGTCTGGGCTTTGCCACCTTTAGCAGCCGCGCCAGAGCCTTTTACTCAATGGCCTACTACCTGCTGATGGCCGCTAGCGGCATTGGCGTGTTGATCTGGTCTTTGCGGCCTTACCGGCCCCTGCCTGCGGACCTGTTTCGGTTTGAGCTGAAGGGACGCTGGTGGCTCTGGGGTCTGGGCGGGTACCTGGTGGCGCTGCCGCTGATGCTAGGGGTTTCGCTGTTGAACCAGCAGATCTGGCAGGGCCAAGGGGGCAGCAATCCCCTGCTGCAGACGGTACTGGAGGAGCAAGATCCGGTGGCGCTACTGGTGTTTCTGCTGACGGCTGCGATCGCAGCCCCACTGTTTGAGGAGGTCTTGTTTCGCGGGTTTTTGCTGCCCTCGCTGACGCGCTATCTGCCGGTATGGGGCGCGATTGGTCTCAGTGCCCTAATCTTTGCGGCAGCCCACCTGAGCCTGTCGGAAGTGCTGCCGCTGACGCTGCTGGGCGTGATTTTGGGCTTTGTTTACACCCGCTCCCGCAATCTGCTGGCCCCGATCCTGCTACACAGCGCTTGGAACAGCGTCACTATGCTCGGGCTGTTTATTCTAGGCAGCCGCTGA
- a CDS encoding histidine phosphatase family protein, with amino-acid sequence MKTRVIIVRHGQSSYNQLKLIQGHCDESSLTPAGEDQAVRVGQALAGIPFDAVWSSPLQRARKTAELIVGELRQTLADIPTPQQSDDLKEISLPLWEGLSFTDAEANYPEEYRAWRQDPLNLVMQVPGEAGTVAFYPVREVHQQAERFWQHLLAHHAGQTVLVIAHSAINRALIATAIGLGPAGHNSLHQANCAISVLNFSDGWGSAVQLESMNLTSHMGEPVPQMRHGHQGPRLLLVRHGETEWNRQKRFQGQIDVPLNDNGRAQGQKAAEFLKSIAIHAAYSSSMLRPKETAEIILQHHPHLSLSLVDTLQEISHGEWEGKFEAEIEAGYPGMLQQWQDSPETVQMPAGENLQQVWKRAIAAWNQIVAAHSGFETPQTVMVVAHDAINKAILCHVAGLGPEAFWSFKQGNGAVSVIDYPNGIDSAPVLSAANITTHLSGSIFDKTAAGAL; translated from the coding sequence CTGAAAACCCGCGTAATCATCGTCCGACACGGGCAGAGTAGCTACAACCAGTTAAAACTGATCCAGGGTCACTGTGACGAGTCTTCCCTCACTCCAGCAGGCGAAGATCAGGCCGTACGAGTGGGTCAGGCCCTGGCTGGTATCCCCTTTGATGCTGTGTGGTCAAGTCCTCTCCAGCGAGCCCGTAAAACCGCTGAGCTGATTGTCGGTGAGCTTCGTCAAACCCTGGCCGACATTCCCACCCCCCAGCAGTCAGACGACCTCAAAGAAATCAGCCTGCCCCTTTGGGAGGGCTTGTCTTTTACTGATGCTGAGGCCAACTACCCCGAAGAATATCGGGCTTGGCGGCAAGACCCGCTGAACCTTGTCATGCAGGTGCCCGGTGAAGCTGGAACTGTCGCGTTCTACCCGGTGCGAGAAGTGCATCAGCAGGCAGAGCGTTTCTGGCAGCACCTGCTAGCCCACCACGCCGGGCAGACCGTTCTAGTAATAGCCCACAGCGCTATTAACCGAGCCTTAATCGCAACGGCCATTGGCTTGGGTCCGGCGGGGCACAATAGCCTACATCAGGCCAACTGCGCCATTAGCGTGCTCAACTTCTCGGATGGTTGGGGCTCTGCGGTGCAGCTAGAGTCGATGAACCTGACCAGCCACATGGGTGAACCTGTGCCCCAGATGCGCCACGGCCACCAAGGCCCCCGGCTGCTGTTGGTGCGGCACGGCGAAACCGAGTGGAACCGACAAAAGCGATTCCAGGGCCAGATCGACGTGCCGCTGAACGATAATGGCCGAGCGCAGGGGCAAAAAGCGGCTGAGTTCTTAAAGTCTATAGCTATCCATGCTGCCTACAGCAGCTCTATGCTGCGCCCCAAAGAAACCGCCGAAATTATCCTGCAGCACCACCCGCACCTTTCTCTCTCGCTGGTCGATACCCTGCAAGAGATTAGCCACGGTGAGTGGGAGGGCAAGTTTGAGGCCGAAATCGAGGCAGGCTATCCCGGTATGCTGCAGCAGTGGCAGGACTCTCCCGAAACGGTGCAAATGCCCGCCGGGGAAAACCTGCAGCAGGTCTGGAAACGTGCGATCGCAGCCTGGAACCAAATCGTTGCCGCCCACAGCGGCTTTGAAACGCCACAGACCGTTATGGTCGTAGCCCACGATGCAATCAACAAAGCGATTCTCTGTCATGTTGCGGGTTTAGGACCAGAGGCATTCTGGAGCTTTAAGCAGGGCAACGGTGCAGTCAGCGTCATCGATTATCCCAACGGTATCGACAGTGCTCCGGTGCTGAGTGCCGCCAATATCACGACCCACCTGTCGGGCAGCATTTTCGACAAGACCGCAGCGGGTGCTCTGTAG
- a CDS encoding dihydroorotase — translation MASQLIQQVRVIDPATAMDQVTDVRVVDGQITAIGSSPAQEEDALIDGQGKVLLPGLIDLYSHSGEPGNESRETLESLLRAGRAGGFTRLGVLPTTTPAIDSAAMVADLQYRRNALAHSQTLPQISIWGALTHAAQGESLTELAELAAAGIVGFTDSRPLQNPLLLRRVLEYAQPLNKPLAFWPCDRTLVGQGVAREGDHSLIYGLPGDPALSETTALATLLECVAAAGTPVHVMRLSTARGVALISQAKAAGLPVTASTTWMHLLCSAADLKTYNANLRIAPPLGNPADQAALIEAVGDGRINAIAIDHRPYTYEEKTVGFPSAPPGVIGLELALPLLWQTFVATNRWSATTLVQRLSSGPAACLGQQPPQLQPNQSAEMILFDPQAAWEVSSTTLHSRSSNTPWLGQTLQGRVLEMWTG, via the coding sequence ATGGCTAGTCAGCTGATTCAGCAGGTGCGGGTCATCGATCCGGCGACCGCAATGGATCAGGTCACCGATGTGCGGGTCGTTGACGGTCAGATTACGGCCATTGGCTCTAGTCCGGCTCAGGAGGAAGACGCCCTGATCGACGGGCAGGGTAAGGTGCTGCTGCCCGGCCTAATTGATCTCTACAGCCATTCAGGAGAACCGGGCAACGAGTCTCGCGAGACGCTAGAGTCTTTGCTACGGGCGGGCCGAGCCGGAGGCTTTACCCGGTTGGGGGTGCTGCCGACGACCACTCCTGCAATCGACAGCGCCGCAATGGTGGCCGACCTGCAGTACCGTCGCAATGCGCTAGCCCACAGCCAGACCTTGCCGCAGATCTCCATTTGGGGAGCCCTAACCCATGCAGCTCAAGGAGAAAGTCTAACGGAGCTGGCCGAACTGGCAGCAGCGGGTATCGTCGGTTTTACCGATAGTCGCCCCCTGCAAAATCCGCTGCTGCTACGGCGAGTGTTGGAATATGCTCAGCCTTTAAACAAGCCGTTAGCGTTTTGGCCTTGCGATCGCACCCTAGTCGGCCAAGGCGTAGCGCGTGAGGGAGACCATTCGCTGATCTACGGGCTGCCTGGCGATCCGGCCCTGTCTGAGACAACGGCCTTAGCCACTCTTTTAGAATGTGTTGCAGCGGCTGGCACGCCGGTTCATGTCATGCGGTTATCGACAGCCCGAGGCGTGGCGCTCATCAGCCAGGCCAAAGCTGCAGGGTTGCCCGTCACCGCTAGCACAACCTGGATGCACCTGCTGTGCAGCGCCGCTGATCTCAAAACCTATAACGCCAACCTGAGAATTGCGCCGCCCCTAGGGAATCCAGCAGATCAGGCAGCGCTGATAGAGGCCGTAGGCGATGGGCGGATTAATGCGATCGCAATCGACCATCGCCCCTACACCTATGAAGAAAAAACCGTTGGCTTTCCCTCAGCTCCGCCCGGCGTCATCGGTTTAGAGCTGGCCCTACCGCTGCTCTGGCAAACCTTCGTTGCTACCAATCGCTGGTCTGCCACCACTCTAGTGCAGCGGCTCAGCAGCGGTCCTGCTGCCTGCTTAGGGCAACAGCCGCCGCAACTGCAGCCCAATCAGTCTGCCGAAATGATCCTGTTCGATCCGCAGGCAGCTTGGGAGGTTAGCAGCACGACCCTGCACTCTCGCTCTAGCAATACGCCCTGGCTAGGCCAAACGCTCCAGGGACGCGTTCTTGAAATGTGGACAGGGTAG
- the lepB gene encoding signal peptidase I, which yields MEGLQTIGLSVVLALGIRHFVAEARYIPSGSMEPTLEVNDRLVIEKISYHFNQPERGDIVVFWPPESLFPPGQRRDAFIKRVIGLPGDTVEVREGQVFVDGTALEEDYIKAPPNYEWGPETVPEASYLVLGDNRNSSYDSHAWGYVPYENIIGRAVVRFWPPDRLGGLD from the coding sequence ATTGAAGGGCTGCAAACGATTGGCCTCAGCGTGGTGCTGGCGTTGGGTATTCGGCACTTTGTGGCAGAGGCGCGCTATATTCCCTCTGGTTCCATGGAGCCTACCCTGGAGGTCAACGATCGGCTGGTGATCGAAAAAATCAGCTACCACTTCAATCAGCCAGAACGGGGCGATATCGTTGTTTTTTGGCCTCCTGAAAGCCTATTTCCCCCTGGTCAGCGGCGGGATGCCTTTATTAAGCGGGTGATTGGTCTGCCCGGCGACACCGTTGAGGTCAGGGAAGGCCAAGTCTTTGTTGATGGCACTGCCTTAGAGGAAGACTATATCAAGGCTCCGCCCAACTACGAATGGGGGCCAGAAACGGTGCCTGAAGCGTCTTACCTGGTGTTGGGTGACAACCGCAACAGCAGCTACGACAGCCATGCCTGGGGCTATGTGCCTTACGAAAATATTATTGGTCGGGCGGTGGTTCGCTTCTGGCCGCCAGATCGCCTGGGTGGGCTGGATTAG
- a CDS encoding metallophosphoesterase, with amino-acid sequence MHRLLTGPLTVERVTVPIRDLPERLQGCRIVQLSDFHFDGLRLSPWLLQAAIEKTQALAPDLIALTGDFVTKDPAPIFTLAKYLKALNSRFGTFAVLGNHDNLSLRGRQTIIQALTAVGITVLWNETAYPFGPEFPLVGLADYWSGEFAPRKALSDLSPDLPRLVLSHNPDTAGSMSLQQWRVDLQLSGHTHGGQIVLPGLGPLVSIAQQPRFRRLRQALPFSRKDCDRVVQHWEWASGLHRVGESWLYVNQGLGTYLPGRLFCPPELTEITLTRQGASQG; translated from the coding sequence ATGCATCGACTGCTGACTGGGCCTTTGACCGTAGAACGGGTAACGGTGCCCATACGGGACTTACCCGAACGACTGCAGGGATGTCGAATTGTCCAGCTCTCAGATTTTCACTTCGACGGGCTGCGGCTCTCGCCCTGGCTCTTGCAGGCGGCCATTGAAAAGACTCAAGCCTTGGCTCCCGATCTAATTGCGCTTACCGGAGATTTTGTCACCAAGGATCCGGCACCGATCTTTACCCTGGCTAAATATCTAAAGGCACTCAACAGCCGATTTGGCACGTTTGCCGTTTTGGGAAACCACGACAATCTCAGCCTGCGGGGTCGCCAAACTATCATTCAGGCCCTAACGGCTGTCGGCATAACAGTGCTGTGGAATGAGACAGCCTATCCTTTTGGCCCAGAGTTTCCCTTGGTGGGGCTAGCCGATTATTGGTCAGGGGAATTTGCACCTCGAAAGGCTCTGAGCGATCTTTCCCCCGATCTGCCCCGGCTGGTGCTTTCCCACAATCCTGACACGGCTGGGTCTATGTCCCTACAGCAGTGGCGAGTCGATCTGCAGCTTTCTGGCCATACCCACGGTGGTCAGATTGTGCTGCCGGGACTGGGGCCGCTAGTGAGTATTGCTCAGCAACCTCGCTTCAGACGATTGAGGCAGGCCCTTCCCTTCTCCAGAAAAGACTGTGACCGGGTGGTGCAGCACTGGGAATGGGCCTCTGGCCTGCACCGAGTTGGGGAGAGCTGGCTCTACGTCAACCAGGGCCTAGGCACTTATCTGCCCGGCCGACTGTTTTGCCCACCAGAGCTGACGGAGATTACCCTGACGCGCCAGGGGGCTTCGCAGGGCTGA
- a CDS encoding helix-turn-helix transcriptional regulator: MASMPVDYTGPLQQLMAQAGISSFRALARASGLSVGIILQVRRGQLERLRLEGVLRLSQALGVSVEDLLRQFVPDLKPAPASPPTADADRVAAVQAEYDRLQAQFTEQREVLQAAFQAEALSTLEAWLLQWPTAAYAAQQNAQVPAARLVPLMQPVEKLLAAWGVRAIAPVGAEVPYDPTLHQLMEGSIQPGDLVRIRYTGYWHDDKLLYRAKVSPAKPPGASG, from the coding sequence ATGGCCAGTATGCCAGTAGACTACACCGGGCCACTGCAGCAGCTCATGGCTCAGGCGGGTATTTCTAGCTTTCGGGCTTTAGCACGGGCGTCAGGGCTGTCTGTAGGGATCATCCTACAGGTGCGTCGGGGACAGCTGGAGCGGCTGCGGCTGGAGGGGGTTCTGCGGCTGAGCCAGGCTCTAGGCGTGTCTGTCGAAGATCTGCTTCGACAGTTTGTGCCTGATCTGAAGCCAGCCCCTGCCTCCCCGCCCACAGCAGATGCCGATCGGGTAGCGGCTGTGCAGGCAGAGTATGACCGCCTTCAGGCCCAATTTACGGAGCAGCGGGAGGTTTTGCAGGCAGCGTTTCAGGCTGAGGCGCTATCGACCCTCGAAGCCTGGCTGCTGCAGTGGCCTACGGCTGCCTATGCGGCCCAGCAGAATGCTCAGGTGCCAGCGGCTAGGCTGGTGCCGCTGATGCAGCCCGTGGAGAAATTGCTGGCAGCTTGGGGAGTACGTGCGATCGCACCTGTGGGCGCTGAAGTGCCCTACGACCCCACCCTGCATCAGCTCATGGAAGGAAGCATCCAACCTGGCGATCTCGTGCGAATTCGCTATACGGGTTATTGGCACGACGACAAATTGCTGTATCGGGCCAAGGTCAGCCCTGCGAAGCCCCCTGGCGCGTCAGGGTAA
- a CDS encoding ParB N-terminal domain-containing protein, with amino-acid sequence MRIEDIPIKQIRRPLYRQNDQVKVRTLMESIQEIGLQEPIDVLEVDGQYYGFSGCHRFEACSRLGHETIRCNVRRAPKSVLKMHLA; translated from the coding sequence GTGAGAATAGAAGATATTCCCATCAAACAAATTCGTCGCCCGCTATACCGCCAGAATGATCAGGTCAAGGTTCGGACGCTGATGGAGTCGATTCAAGAAATTGGCCTGCAAGAGCCGATTGACGTGTTGGAAGTAGATGGCCAGTACTACGGTTTTTCTGGCTGCCACCGCTTCGAGGCCTGCAGTCGTCTCGGCCATGAAACCATCCGCTGCAACGTGCGACGGGCTCCCAAATCAGTCCTGAAAATGCATCTGGCTTAA
- a CDS encoding SpoIID/LytB domain-containing protein, whose translation MPRLTVSPSSVQKRSSQLRLVRSVQKISFRPFWGGLGLLSLGLIAAQPTPAQTQAPLNPVIQVGVVQRFGEEPTKTLKLEPLPGDQLVLDFTTQGQPETIQTTQVEIVVSPQPLPAPALQERVVLSSHRSFESAEDSAKQWQQRGIETEIAQPRSWEVWAKRDVYSTPLLRRLLLKNIQAQGLSDSYLESQVLAETPKAAFIANGFRYNRDEVSIRSGNQRIRVVEAAGDRVQETRLYGGIMRLQPNTYGTYTLVNDVPIETYLRGVVPHEIGLGAPQTAIEAQAILARTYALRNLRRFAIDNYQLCADTQCQVYWGVGGAAPASDNAIATTQGLVLTYQNELVDALYSSTAGGITSPFSHVWNGPDRPYLQAVVDSVQGSWDLALRPLGDEQNFRAFINLKQGFNEDTWDTFRWQYDSPLPQVNQDIRTYLERRQDPKAAFNQVTGLRVSERAASGRVQAVEVQTDAGTVSLVKDEIVRVLSAPRSLLFYIDPIYQELPPNPNPAPNAAPITPPITGYRFVGGGFGHGVGMSQTGAYRLGNLGWTNDRILQFYFPGTTLQPINPNLVLWRDPEEVQQGG comes from the coding sequence ATGCCACGACTCACTGTTTCACCCTCCTCTGTCCAAAAGCGCTCTAGCCAGCTCAGATTAGTCAGATCAGTCCAAAAAATCAGCTTCAGGCCATTCTGGGGTGGTCTGGGATTGCTCAGCCTAGGGCTGATCGCTGCTCAGCCCACGCCAGCCCAGACTCAGGCTCCCCTTAATCCAGTAATCCAGGTGGGAGTGGTGCAGCGGTTTGGCGAAGAGCCAACCAAAACCCTAAAGCTAGAACCCCTGCCGGGCGACCAGCTAGTTTTGGACTTCACCACTCAAGGCCAGCCCGAAACAATCCAGACGACCCAAGTTGAAATAGTCGTCTCTCCCCAGCCGCTGCCAGCTCCAGCCCTGCAAGAACGGGTCGTGCTCAGCAGCCACCGCAGCTTCGAGAGCGCTGAAGATAGCGCTAAGCAGTGGCAGCAGCGCGGCATTGAAACCGAAATTGCCCAGCCTCGCTCATGGGAGGTGTGGGCCAAGCGAGACGTTTACAGCACCCCATTGCTGCGGCGGCTGCTGCTCAAAAATATTCAGGCCCAAGGCTTGAGCGATTCTTATCTCGAGAGCCAGGTGCTGGCAGAAACACCCAAAGCTGCCTTTATCGCCAACGGCTTTCGCTACAACCGAGATGAGGTGAGCATTCGCAGCGGCAACCAGCGAATTCGAGTGGTTGAAGCAGCCGGGGATCGGGTGCAGGAGACTCGTCTCTATGGCGGAATAATGCGGCTCCAGCCCAATACCTACGGCACTTACACCCTGGTTAACGATGTGCCGATCGAGACGTACCTGCGGGGTGTGGTGCCCCACGAGATCGGGCTGGGTGCGCCCCAAACGGCCATTGAAGCTCAGGCAATCTTGGCCCGCACCTATGCTCTGCGAAATCTGCGCCGGTTTGCCATCGACAACTATCAGCTCTGTGCCGATACCCAATGCCAGGTGTATTGGGGGGTCGGCGGCGCGGCTCCGGCTTCGGATAATGCGATCGCAACCACCCAGGGCCTAGTGTTGACCTATCAGAATGAGCTGGTTGATGCTCTCTACTCTTCCACGGCAGGCGGCATTACCTCTCCCTTCAGCCATGTCTGGAACGGGCCTGATCGGCCCTACCTCCAGGCCGTAGTGGATTCTGTCCAGGGCAGCTGGGATCTGGCCCTGCGTCCCCTCGGCGATGAGCAAAACTTTCGAGCCTTTATCAACCTCAAGCAGGGCTTTAACGAAGATACTTGGGACACCTTCCGCTGGCAGTACGACAGCCCCTTGCCACAAGTTAACCAAGACATTCGCACCTACCTAGAGCGGCGTCAGGATCCTAAGGCCGCTTTTAACCAAGTTACCGGACTGCGGGTGTCGGAACGGGCGGCCTCTGGACGGGTGCAGGCAGTAGAGGTGCAGACCGACGCGGGCACAGTCAGCCTCGTCAAGGATGAAATTGTGCGGGTGCTTTCGGCTCCTCGCAGCCTGCTGTTTTACATCGATCCGATTTACCAGGAGCTACCGCCCAATCCCAACCCTGCTCCTAATGCGGCCCCCATAACTCCGCCCATCACCGGCTATCGCTTTGTTGGCGGCGGCTTTGGGCATGGAGTCGGCATGAGCCAAACGGGCGCTTACCGACTGGGCAATCTAGGCTGGACGAACGATCGCATTTTGCAGTTTTACTTCCCAGGGACCACGCTCCAGCCCATTAACCCAAACCTAGTGCTATGGCGCGACCCAGAAGAAGTTCAGCAGGGAGGCTAG
- the lgt gene encoding prolipoprotein diacylglyceryl transferase produces the protein MYPPVSPIIFEIGPFALRWYGLLMLAAILTAAFVAGREVARKGEDPENLWDMLFWILIPGFLGARLYYVFIQSPRGPEGLGYYLENPGRILQIWGGGIHIFGGFIFGAIALWIFTRLRKLNSLPYLDAIALGLPLAQAIGRWGNFINQELYGPPTTLPWGLRIDPEHRIAPYNNLAQYPDSTRFQPLFLYESLWNLAGFLVLYGISRRFKAQLKPGDLALCYLIWYPLGRFFIEFLRTDSWFFPGTPFNVVHVLSAIAIIAAATTLYLRHRRGAQVSS, from the coding sequence ATGTATCCACCCGTTAGTCCCATTATTTTTGAGATCGGCCCCTTTGCGCTGCGCTGGTACGGCCTGCTGATGCTGGCTGCAATCTTGACCGCTGCCTTTGTTGCCGGTCGAGAGGTTGCCCGCAAAGGAGAAGACCCCGAAAACCTTTGGGACATGCTGTTCTGGATCTTGATTCCGGGCTTTCTTGGGGCGCGGCTGTACTACGTGTTTATCCAGTCTCCGCGCGGCCCCGAGGGCTTGGGCTACTATCTGGAAAACCCTGGCCGCATTTTGCAAATCTGGGGTGGCGGCATTCACATCTTTGGCGGCTTTATCTTTGGGGCTATTGCCCTATGGATTTTCACCCGCCTACGCAAGCTCAATTCGCTGCCTTATCTGGATGCGATCGCACTAGGCCTACCCCTGGCTCAGGCCATTGGCCGCTGGGGCAACTTCATCAACCAGGAACTCTACGGCCCACCCACGACCCTACCTTGGGGCCTGCGGATTGATCCCGAACACCGCATTGCCCCTTACAACAACCTGGCTCAATACCCCGATAGCACCCGCTTTCAGCCGCTCTTTCTCTATGAGTCGCTGTGGAACTTGGCCGGGTTTCTGGTGCTGTACGGCATCTCTCGCCGCTTCAAGGCCCAACTTAAGCCAGGGGATTTGGCTCTGTGCTACTTGATTTGGTATCCCCTGGGTCGCTTTTTTATTGAGTTTTTGCGCACCGACTCCTGGTTTTTTCCCGGCACGCCCTTCAACGTGGTGCACGTGCTCTCTGCGATCGCAATTATCGCCGCAGCCACTACGCTCTACCTTCGCCACCGTCGGGGAGCGCAGGTGTCTAGCTAA